In Burkholderia sp. WP9, a genomic segment contains:
- a CDS encoding ABC transporter substrate-binding protein: MKQNNLLRAARVTTLVAAAAASMVGASVARAEIPNKTLVYCSEGSPAGFDPAQYTTGTDFTANTFTVYNRLVEFERGGTKVEPGLAEKWDVSADGKTYTFHLRHGVKFQTTSFFKPTREFNADDVVFTFQRMLDPNSAFHKAYPVQFPYFTDMGLDKLITGVEKVDPYTVKFTLKEVNAPFIQNLAMEYASILSSEYGDQLLKAGKAADINQFPVGTGPFIFRSYTKDATIRFDGNPDYWKPNTVKISKLIFSITPDAGVRVQKIKRDECQVMSYPRPADIAPLKAEANIAMPSQPGFNLGYLAYNVSHKPVDKVEVRQALDMAINKKAIIESVYQGAGQAATNPMPPTQWSYDKNLKGAAYDADKAKALLAKAGYPNGFDITLWAMPVQRAYNPNARLMAEMIQADWAKIGVKAKIVTYEWGEYIKRAHAGEDDTMLIGWTGDNGDPDNWLGTLLGCEAVNGNNFSKWCYKPFDDLIQKGRVTSDQGARTTAYMQAQQIFAQQLPFSPIAHSTVYQPVSKKVVDMRIEPLGYARFDGVSVK, from the coding sequence ATGAAGCAAAACAATCTGTTGCGCGCCGCGCGTGTTACGACGCTCGTCGCAGCTGCAGCGGCATCGATGGTGGGCGCAAGTGTCGCGCGCGCCGAGATTCCGAATAAAACCCTGGTTTACTGCTCAGAAGGCAGTCCTGCGGGTTTCGATCCGGCCCAATACACCACGGGCACCGATTTCACGGCTAACACGTTCACCGTTTACAACCGTCTCGTCGAATTCGAACGCGGCGGCACCAAGGTCGAACCGGGCCTCGCCGAAAAGTGGGACGTGTCGGCGGACGGCAAGACGTACACGTTCCACCTGCGTCATGGCGTGAAGTTCCAGACCACGTCGTTCTTCAAGCCGACGCGCGAATTCAATGCGGACGACGTCGTGTTCACGTTCCAGCGCATGCTGGACCCGAACTCGGCCTTTCATAAGGCTTACCCGGTTCAGTTCCCGTACTTCACGGACATGGGCCTCGACAAGCTGATCACCGGCGTCGAAAAGGTCGATCCGTACACGGTCAAGTTCACGCTGAAGGAAGTCAACGCACCGTTCATCCAGAATCTGGCGATGGAATACGCGTCGATCCTGTCTAGCGAATACGGCGACCAGTTGTTGAAGGCCGGCAAGGCTGCCGACATCAACCAGTTCCCGGTCGGCACGGGCCCGTTCATTTTCCGCAGCTACACGAAAGACGCGACGATCCGCTTCGACGGCAATCCGGATTACTGGAAGCCGAACACGGTGAAAATCTCGAAGCTGATCTTCTCGATCACGCCGGACGCCGGCGTGCGCGTGCAGAAGATCAAGCGCGACGAATGCCAGGTGATGAGCTATCCGCGTCCGGCCGACATCGCGCCGCTAAAGGCTGAAGCGAACATCGCGATGCCGTCGCAACCGGGCTTCAACCTCGGCTACCTCGCGTACAACGTGTCGCACAAGCCGGTCGACAAGGTCGAAGTGCGTCAGGCGCTCGACATGGCGATCAACAAGAAGGCGATCATCGAGTCGGTGTACCAGGGCGCGGGCCAGGCGGCCACGAACCCGATGCCGCCGACCCAATGGTCGTACGACAAGAACCTGAAGGGCGCAGCCTACGATGCGGACAAGGCCAAGGCGTTGCTGGCGAAGGCCGGCTACCCGAACGGCTTCGACATCACCCTGTGGGCGATGCCGGTGCAGCGCGCGTACAACCCGAACGCCCGTCTGATGGCGGAAATGATCCAGGCGGACTGGGCCAAGATCGGCGTGAAGGCGAAGATCGTCACGTATGAGTGGGGCGAGTACATCAAGCGCGCTCACGCAGGTGAGGACGACACGATGCTGATCGGCTGGACCGGCGACAACGGCGATCCGGACAACTGGCTCGGCACGCTGCTCGGCTGCGAAGCGGTGAACGGCAACAACTTCTCGAAGTGGTGCTACAAGCCGTTTGACGACCTGATCCAGAAGGGCCGCGTCACGTCCGATCAGGGCGCGCGCACCACGGCTTATATGCAGGCGCAGCAGATCTTCGCGCAGCAACTGCCGTTCTCGCCGATCGCTCACTCCACGGTGTACCAGCCTGTCAGCAAGAAGGTCGTGGACATGCGCATCGAACCGCTCGGTTACGCGCGTTTCGATGGCGTCAGCGTCAAGTAA
- a CDS encoding ABC transporter permease subunit, with product MFRFVLRRIGMVIPTFIGITILAFALIHLIPGDPIEVMMGERGVDPAMHAAAMHRLGLDESLPMQYVHYIGRALHGDLGTSIITNTSVMGEFLARFPATVELSICAMLFALIVGLPAGVFAALRRGTVVDHGVMGTALTGYSMPIFWWGLILIMVFSVKLGWTPVSGRIAVEYDIPHVTGFMLIDAMMSTDEGAFKSALSHLILPAIVLGTIPLAVVARMTRSSMLEVLREDYIRTARAKGLSPGRVIVVHALRNALIPVVTVIGLQVGTLLAGAVLTETLFSWPGIGKWLIDAIGRRDYPVVQGGILMIATLVIVVNLVVDLLYGVLNPRIRHTR from the coding sequence ATGTTCCGCTTTGTTTTGCGCCGCATCGGCATGGTGATTCCGACTTTCATCGGCATCACGATCCTCGCGTTCGCGCTGATTCACCTGATACCGGGCGACCCCATCGAAGTGATGATGGGCGAGCGCGGCGTCGATCCCGCCATGCACGCCGCGGCGATGCACCGGCTCGGGCTCGACGAATCCTTGCCCATGCAGTACGTCCACTACATCGGACGCGCGCTGCACGGCGACCTCGGCACCTCGATCATCACCAACACCAGCGTGATGGGCGAATTCCTCGCACGCTTTCCCGCTACCGTCGAACTGTCGATCTGCGCGATGCTGTTCGCCTTGATCGTCGGCTTGCCGGCGGGTGTGTTCGCGGCCTTGCGGCGCGGCACCGTGGTCGATCACGGCGTGATGGGCACGGCGCTCACCGGCTACTCGATGCCGATCTTCTGGTGGGGCTTGATCCTCATCATGGTGTTCTCCGTGAAGCTCGGCTGGACGCCGGTGTCCGGCCGCATCGCGGTCGAATACGACATTCCGCACGTGACCGGCTTCATGCTGATCGACGCGATGATGTCCACCGACGAAGGCGCGTTCAAATCCGCACTGAGCCATCTGATCCTGCCGGCCATCGTGCTCGGTACGATTCCGCTGGCAGTGGTCGCGCGTATGACGCGTTCGTCGATGCTCGAAGTGCTGCGCGAGGACTACATCCGCACCGCGCGCGCGAAGGGCTTGTCGCCGGGGCGCGTGATCGTCGTGCATGCGTTGCGCAACGCGCTGATTCCGGTCGTGACCGTGATCGGTCTGCAGGTCGGCACGCTGCTCGCGGGCGCCGTGCTCACCGAGACGCTGTTTTCGTGGCCGGGTATCGGCAAGTGGCTGATCGACGCGATCGGCCGGCGCGACTATCCGGTGGTGCAGGGCGGTATTCTGATGATCGCCACGCTGGTCATTGTCGTGAACCTCGTCGTCGATCTGTTGTACGGCGTGTTGAATCCGCGCATCCGCCATACGAGGTAA
- a CDS encoding ABC transporter permease subunit → MADIQNTVPQAVTPRSGRAIAAREFWANFSRNRGAVGAGVIVLVLIFIAIFAPLIAPHSPIEQYRDFVKIPPAWLDGGNWKFILGTDEAGRDILSRLMYGARLSFWIGFVSVVLALIPGVVLGLIAAFFEKWADTPIMRIMDVLLALPSLLLAVAVVAIIGPGLVNTMLAIAIVALPGYVRLTRASAQGELQKEYVTASRVAGASTLRLMFSQVLPNCTAPLIVQATLGFSSAILDAAALGFLGLGVQPPSAEWGAMLASARDYIDSAWWIVTMPGLSILISVLAINLLGDGLRDALDPKLKRMA, encoded by the coding sequence ATGGCAGACATTCAAAACACAGTCCCCCAAGCGGTCACTCCCCGGAGTGGCCGCGCTATCGCCGCCCGTGAATTCTGGGCGAATTTCTCGCGTAACCGTGGCGCGGTCGGCGCCGGTGTCATCGTGCTCGTGCTGATCTTTATCGCGATCTTCGCGCCGTTGATCGCGCCGCACAGCCCGATCGAGCAATACCGCGACTTCGTGAAGATTCCGCCCGCATGGCTCGACGGCGGCAACTGGAAGTTCATTCTCGGCACCGACGAAGCGGGCCGCGACATCCTTTCGCGTCTGATGTACGGCGCGCGGCTCTCGTTCTGGATCGGCTTCGTTTCGGTCGTGCTCGCGCTGATTCCGGGCGTCGTGCTCGGTTTGATCGCGGCATTCTTCGAAAAGTGGGCCGACACGCCGATCATGCGCATCATGGACGTGCTGCTCGCGCTGCCGTCACTGCTGCTCGCTGTTGCGGTGGTCGCAATCATCGGCCCGGGCCTCGTCAATACGATGCTCGCCATCGCGATCGTCGCGTTGCCAGGCTACGTGCGTTTGACGCGCGCGTCGGCGCAAGGCGAGTTGCAGAAGGAATACGTGACGGCTTCGCGCGTGGCGGGCGCCAGCACCTTGCGTCTGATGTTCTCGCAAGTGCTGCCCAACTGCACCGCACCGCTGATCGTGCAGGCTACGTTGGGCTTTTCGTCGGCGATTCTCGACGCCGCGGCGCTCGGCTTTCTCGGCCTCGGTGTGCAACCGCCTTCGGCGGAGTGGGGCGCGATGCTGGCCTCGGCGCGTGACTACATCGACAGCGCATGGTGGATCGTCACGATGCCGGGTCTGTCCATCCTGATCTCGGTGCTCGCGATCAATCTGCTCGGCGACGGGCTGCGCGACGCACTCGATCCCAAACTGAAAAGGATGGCGTAA
- a CDS encoding ABC transporter ATP-binding protein, producing MSSLLTIRNLAVDFNGLPAVDRINLDVAPGEVVGVVGESGSGKSVTMMALMGLIDAPGKVTADEITFNGKNLLKASAKERRKIIGKDIAMVFQDALTSLNPSYTVGYQIKEVLKLHEGLRGSALDKRALELLDQVGIPDAKSRISSFPHQMSGGMNQRVMIAMAIACNPKLLIADEPTTALDVTIQAQIMELLIKLQKERGMALVLISHDLAVVSEVAQRVAVMYAGEVIETNRVPDIFAAPHHPYTEALLAAIPEHNVGAVRLAALPGMVPGRDDRPKGCLFAPRCKYVVDDCTKARPALAPMEGHAEVARVRCIKPLNLSGDANVHTHGGAR from the coding sequence ATGTCTAGCCTATTGACCATCCGCAATCTCGCGGTGGACTTCAACGGACTGCCCGCCGTCGACCGGATCAACCTCGATGTCGCGCCGGGCGAAGTGGTCGGCGTGGTCGGCGAATCGGGCTCGGGCAAGAGCGTGACGATGATGGCGCTGATGGGCCTGATCGACGCGCCCGGCAAAGTGACGGCCGACGAAATCACCTTCAACGGCAAGAACCTGCTGAAGGCCTCGGCGAAGGAACGCCGCAAGATCATCGGCAAAGATATCGCGATGGTGTTCCAGGACGCGCTGACCAGCCTGAATCCGAGCTACACGGTCGGCTATCAGATCAAGGAAGTGCTGAAGCTGCACGAAGGCTTGCGCGGCAGCGCGCTGGACAAGCGCGCTTTGGAACTGCTCGACCAGGTCGGCATTCCGGATGCGAAAAGCCGTATCAGTTCGTTCCCGCATCAGATGTCGGGCGGCATGAACCAGCGCGTGATGATCGCGATGGCGATTGCCTGCAACCCGAAGCTGCTGATCGCCGACGAGCCGACCACCGCGCTCGACGTGACGATCCAGGCGCAGATCATGGAACTGCTGATCAAGCTGCAGAAGGAACGCGGCATGGCGCTCGTGCTGATTTCGCACGATCTGGCGGTGGTGTCCGAGGTCGCGCAACGCGTCGCGGTCATGTACGCTGGCGAAGTGATCGAGACCAACCGGGTGCCGGACATCTTCGCCGCGCCGCATCATCCCTATACGGAAGCGTTGCTGGCGGCGATTCCCGAGCACAATGTCGGCGCCGTGCGGCTGGCGGCCCTGCCGGGCATGGTGCCGGGTCGCGACGACCGTCCGAAGGGCTGTCTGTTCGCACCACGCTGCAAGTACGTGGTCGACGACTGCACCAAGGCGCGGCCCGCGCTCGCGCCGATGGAAGGTCACGCTGAGGTGGCGCGCGTGCGCTGCATCAAACCCCTGAACCTGAGCGGCGACGCCAACGTTCACACCCATGGAGGCGCACGATGA
- a CDS encoding peptide ABC transporter ATP-binding protein — translation MNAVLETRRQSDHAGDHVLVAEQLARYYTVKRGLFATGTVKALNGVSFALERGKTLAVVGESGCGKSTLARQLTMIEAPSAGRLLIDGEDVAGADHAKIAALRRRVQMVFQNPFASLNPRKTVEQTLGEPLAINTQLSPTERAERIAQMMRTVGLRPEHAKRYPHMFSGGQRQRVAIARAMILDPQIVVADEPVSALDVSIQAQILNLFMDLQQQFKTSYVFISHNLSVVEHIADDVMVMYFGGVAELGDKKRIFSKPRHPYTRALMSATPSIFEADRSIKIKLQGEMPSPLNPPSGCTFHQRCPYAIDRCRSEEPKLREVDGRQVSCHRAEEVGDMDA, via the coding sequence ATGAACGCAGTACTCGAAACGCGGCGCCAGTCGGACCATGCGGGCGACCACGTACTGGTCGCGGAGCAATTGGCGCGTTACTACACGGTTAAGCGCGGTCTGTTCGCCACCGGCACGGTGAAGGCGCTCAACGGCGTCTCGTTTGCGCTGGAGCGCGGCAAGACCCTGGCCGTGGTCGGTGAATCCGGCTGCGGCAAATCGACGCTCGCGCGTCAACTCACCATGATCGAAGCGCCCAGCGCGGGCCGCTTGCTGATCGACGGTGAAGACGTGGCCGGCGCCGATCACGCGAAGATCGCCGCGCTGCGGCGGCGCGTGCAGATGGTGTTCCAGAACCCGTTTGCCTCGTTGAATCCGCGCAAGACCGTCGAGCAGACGTTGGGCGAGCCGCTCGCGATCAATACGCAACTGAGCCCGACCGAGCGCGCCGAGCGCATCGCGCAGATGATGCGCACCGTCGGCCTGCGTCCGGAACATGCGAAGCGCTATCCGCATATGTTCTCCGGCGGCCAGCGGCAGCGTGTGGCGATTGCGCGCGCGATGATTCTCGACCCGCAGATCGTCGTTGCCGACGAACCCGTGTCGGCGCTCGACGTCTCGATCCAGGCGCAGATTCTGAATCTGTTCATGGACCTGCAGCAGCAGTTCAAGACCAGCTACGTGTTCATCTCGCACAACCTCTCGGTGGTGGAGCATATCGCCGACGATGTGATGGTGATGTACTTCGGCGGCGTGGCGGAGCTCGGCGACAAGAAGCGCATTTTCTCGAAGCCGCGTCATCCGTACACGCGCGCGTTGATGTCGGCCACGCCTTCGATCTTCGAAGCGGATCGCTCGATCAAGATCAAGCTGCAAGGTGAAATGCCGTCGCCGCTGAATCCGCCGTCGGGCTGCACGTTCCATCAACGCTGCCCGTACGCGATCGACCGCTGCCGCAGTGAAGAACCGAAGCTGCGTGAAGTGGATGGCCGCCAGGTGTCGTGTCACCGCGCCGAGGAGGTGGGGGACATGGATGCCTGA
- a CDS encoding TraB/GumN family protein gives MPDGLAARRLARRLRDGDLGAAFARRWRARALTSAALIGVCSVFHPGTTAIGVAHAAGAAANTPAQAGRPALPVPNMPAPPRASLPGFNPPPASPGTTASGPVRAQPARMPFYVATRGTITLYVLGTLHVGDPADYPANQPFRAPILGALAASPTLALELSPDELLVSQDDVAKYGVCRRDCLPGLLPEPLWHKLALRLRANPAALDAIKKMRPWLASLLVETYDSLSAGLQTEYGSEAQLQNVYIRTRGKIVGLETLPQQMRAFTGLTLAQQREMLAQDLVQTPAENVEDVRTLHRLWRVGDADAIAAWQAAKSEKLARDKRISDSIDNKIVYDRNRRFVSRMLLIAAPNKPVFVAIGALHLGGRKGVLELLRQRGFVVEAG, from the coding sequence ATGCCTGATGGGTTGGCGGCGCGTCGTCTTGCGCGCCGCTTGCGTGATGGCGACCTTGGTGCTGCTTTCGCGCGGCGCTGGAGGGCGCGTGCACTGACCAGTGCCGCGCTCATCGGCGTTTGTTCTGTCTTTCATCCAGGCACGACAGCAATCGGCGTCGCGCATGCCGCCGGCGCCGCCGCCAATACGCCCGCGCAGGCGGGGCGCCCGGCACTGCCGGTGCCCAATATGCCGGCGCCGCCACGCGCCAGCTTGCCGGGTTTCAATCCGCCGCCCGCCTCGCCGGGCACTACGGCGAGCGGCCCGGTGCGCGCGCAGCCGGCGCGCATGCCGTTCTATGTCGCGACTCGCGGCACGATCACCCTCTACGTGCTGGGCACGCTGCACGTCGGCGACCCGGCTGACTACCCCGCCAATCAGCCCTTCCGCGCACCGATCCTCGGCGCACTGGCTGCCTCGCCGACGCTGGCGCTCGAACTCTCACCCGACGAACTGCTTGTTTCGCAAGATGACGTTGCGAAGTACGGCGTCTGCCGGCGCGACTGTCTGCCCGGTCTGCTGCCCGAGCCTTTGTGGCACAAGCTGGCGCTTCGGCTGCGCGCTAACCCGGCGGCACTGGATGCCATCAAGAAAATGCGGCCCTGGCTCGCTTCGTTGCTGGTCGAAACCTACGATTCTTTGAGCGCCGGTCTGCAGACCGAGTACGGTTCGGAAGCGCAGTTACAGAACGTGTATATCCGCACGCGCGGCAAGATCGTCGGTCTCGAGACATTGCCGCAGCAGATGCGCGCATTCACGGGGCTGACGCTCGCGCAGCAGCGCGAGATGCTGGCGCAGGATCTGGTGCAGACACCGGCGGAAAACGTCGAGGACGTGCGGACCTTGCATCGCCTATGGCGTGTGGGCGATGCGGATGCAATCGCCGCCTGGCAGGCAGCGAAGTCCGAAAAGCTGGCGCGCGACAAGCGCATCTCCGATTCGATCGACAACAAGATCGTCTATGACCGCAACCGGCGCTTCGTGTCGCGAATGCTGCTGATCGCCGCGCCGAACAAGCCGGTGTTCGTGGCGATCGGCGCGCTGCATCTGGGTGGCCGCAAAGGCGTGCTGGAGCTTTTGCGGCAGCGCGGGTTCGTGGTGGAGGCGGGGTGA
- a CDS encoding type II toxin-antitoxin system PemK/MazF family toxin, producing MAKRNAPRRGDVYWIDPNPVAGRERKDRHRFVVITPGEINVLGVCMTVPITSAGSFTRNVGLAVPISGHDTSGVAVCNQVRTFDIDARVSAGSARYIETLDKVTADEIVARVISAIDPAP from the coding sequence ATGGCAAAACGCAATGCACCACGACGCGGCGACGTATACTGGATCGATCCCAATCCGGTAGCAGGCCGCGAAAGGAAAGACAGGCACCGTTTCGTCGTCATCACACCTGGCGAGATCAATGTGTTGGGCGTTTGCATGACCGTGCCCATCACCAGCGCGGGGAGTTTCACCCGCAACGTCGGACTTGCGGTTCCGATCTCTGGGCACGACACGAGCGGCGTCGCAGTCTGCAATCAGGTTCGCACTTTCGACATCGACGCACGTGTGAGCGCAGGCTCAGCCCGCTACATCGAGACGCTCGACAAGGTCACCGCTGACGAAATCGTCGCGCGGGTCATTAGCGCCATCGACCCCGCGCCATAA
- a CDS encoding tetratricopeptide repeat protein: MEHQSQPERTHAAPPPTAYLTALIDAALEAHQAGRLDTAESFYREALTLDGAHTGALHYFGVLHYQRGNHDTAAGLMSRALKLDRHDAACWSNRGLVAAALGHLDEAMICYDQALQLQPDFADAHNNFGVALQAQGAFLEAIEHYRLALASNPALIDAHLNLGTALNKLARFDEALACYRHVLSLDPTSAEAHFSAGNTYQAQGDHGAAIASFKQALALRANYAEAHVNLGSLIGKLGDYAGAESHYRRAVALKPIPTHLVCLGGSIGAQGRLDEEEGFYRRALAHDPHYADAHQNLAWLLLKRGDYKEGWAEFALRWRKNDYDAIAVPGVTEWRGEPLEGRRLLLVGEQGFGDHFQFLRFASVLAQRGAIVDLCVREALLPLVGRMAGIHRAYSGKPDGEYDFWVPMMSVPSCLDLDLSTLPADVPYLFADKAKTKAWRKRLGTANESKRKVGLVWAGSPTFGNDRYRSTTLADLSPLSEAENVAWYALQKGPAHAQLADASPAFRANDFTAALNSFEDTAALIMNLDLVIAVDTGVAHLAGALGKPVWLLLPANPDWRWLEARSDSPWYPGMRLFRQAVLGDWMPVVEEVTQALKKEAQ, encoded by the coding sequence ATGGAACATCAATCGCAGCCTGAGCGCACGCACGCCGCTCCGCCACCCACCGCCTATCTCACCGCATTGATCGACGCCGCGCTCGAAGCGCACCAGGCCGGTCGGCTCGACACGGCCGAATCGTTTTATCGCGAGGCGCTCACGCTCGATGGCGCCCATACGGGAGCCTTGCACTACTTCGGCGTGCTGCACTATCAACGCGGCAACCACGACACCGCCGCCGGCCTGATGAGCCGCGCGCTCAAACTCGACCGGCACGATGCCGCCTGCTGGAGCAACCGCGGACTCGTGGCCGCCGCGCTCGGCCATCTCGACGAAGCGATGATCTGCTACGACCAGGCACTGCAACTCCAGCCAGATTTCGCCGACGCGCACAACAACTTCGGCGTCGCGCTGCAAGCGCAAGGCGCCTTCCTCGAAGCGATCGAGCACTACCGGTTGGCGCTGGCATCGAACCCCGCGCTGATCGACGCGCATCTGAACCTCGGCACGGCGCTGAACAAGCTCGCCCGTTTCGACGAAGCGCTCGCGTGCTATCGCCACGTCCTGTCGCTCGATCCGACCTCCGCGGAAGCACACTTCAGCGCGGGAAACACGTACCAGGCGCAAGGCGACCACGGCGCGGCGATCGCCAGCTTCAAGCAAGCCTTGGCGCTGCGTGCGAATTACGCGGAGGCGCACGTGAATCTGGGCAGCCTGATCGGCAAGCTCGGCGACTATGCCGGCGCCGAATCGCATTACCGGCGCGCGGTCGCACTCAAACCGATTCCGACTCACCTGGTGTGTCTGGGCGGCTCGATCGGCGCTCAAGGGCGCCTCGACGAAGAGGAAGGTTTCTATCGGCGGGCGCTCGCGCACGATCCGCATTACGCCGACGCGCATCAGAATCTCGCGTGGCTGTTGCTCAAGCGTGGCGACTACAAGGAAGGCTGGGCTGAATTCGCGCTGCGCTGGCGCAAGAACGACTACGACGCGATCGCGGTGCCGGGCGTGACCGAATGGCGGGGCGAGCCGCTCGAAGGGCGTCGCCTGCTGCTGGTCGGCGAGCAGGGTTTCGGCGACCACTTCCAGTTCCTGCGCTTTGCAAGCGTGCTCGCGCAGCGCGGCGCAATCGTCGACCTCTGCGTGCGCGAGGCTCTGCTGCCTTTGGTCGGGCGTATGGCGGGCATACACCGCGCGTACAGCGGCAAGCCCGACGGTGAGTACGATTTCTGGGTGCCGATGATGAGCGTGCCGTCCTGTCTTGACCTGGATCTCTCAACCCTTCCCGCGGACGTGCCCTACCTGTTCGCCGACAAGGCGAAGACGAAAGCGTGGCGCAAACGGCTCGGTACGGCTAATGAATCGAAGCGAAAGGTGGGCCTTGTCTGGGCCGGCAGTCCCACATTCGGCAACGACCGCTATCGGTCGACGACGCTCGCCGACCTGAGCCCGCTCAGCGAGGCGGAGAACGTCGCCTGGTACGCGCTGCAAAAGGGCCCGGCGCATGCGCAGTTGGCCGACGCGTCGCCGGCTTTCCGTGCCAACGATTTCACCGCCGCGCTGAACAGCTTCGAAGACACGGCCGCGCTGATCATGAATCTCGATCTGGTGATTGCCGTGGACACCGGCGTCGCGCATCTGGCCGGCGCGTTGGGCAAACCGGTGTGGTTACTGCTGCCCGCCAATCCCGATTGGCGCTGGTTGGAAGCGCGCAGCGACTCGCCCTGGTATCCGGGGATGAGGTTGTTCCGGCAAGCGGTATTGGGGGATTGGATGCCGGTGGTTGAAGAAGTGACGCAAGCTCTAAAGAAGGAGGCTCAATGA
- a CDS encoding DUF979 domain-containing protein: MTLSITYLFWLLGVVLLVVGGMIVTDKDHPRRFTAGGFWILYALIFLIGDKLPPAVVGVLVIVMALIAGFGGVTAAKPKVLSLEARMASAARLRNKLFVPALTIPVVTVIITLSASHLVFGGVPLIEKANVTLIGFGIGCVIALAIACVMTRDTVGQSMKETRRLVDALSWAAVLPQMLGMLGLVFSDAGVGKAVAHVTTAYISLDYRFIAVAVYCIGMALFTMVMGNGFAAFPVMTGGVGVPILVGVFHGNPAVMVAIGMFSGYCGTLMTPMAANFNMVPAALLELPDKNAVIKVQIPTALTLLVVNIFLLNFLMFL, encoded by the coding sequence ATGACGCTCTCGATCACCTATCTGTTCTGGCTGTTGGGCGTGGTGCTGCTCGTTGTCGGCGGCATGATCGTCACGGACAAGGATCACCCACGCCGTTTCACGGCCGGCGGTTTCTGGATTCTCTACGCGCTGATCTTCCTGATCGGCGACAAGCTGCCGCCGGCCGTGGTCGGTGTGCTCGTCATCGTGATGGCGCTGATTGCCGGCTTCGGCGGCGTGACCGCGGCCAAGCCGAAAGTGCTGTCGCTCGAAGCGCGCATGGCCAGCGCCGCGCGTCTTCGCAACAAGCTGTTCGTGCCCGCGCTGACGATTCCGGTCGTCACCGTGATCATCACGCTCTCGGCGAGCCATCTGGTGTTCGGCGGCGTACCGCTGATCGAGAAGGCCAACGTCACGCTGATCGGTTTCGGGATCGGCTGCGTGATCGCGCTCGCGATTGCCTGCGTAATGACGCGCGACACCGTCGGCCAGTCGATGAAGGAAACGCGCCGGCTGGTCGATGCGTTGTCGTGGGCAGCAGTGCTGCCGCAGATGCTCGGCATGCTCGGCCTCGTGTTCTCGGACGCCGGGGTCGGCAAGGCCGTCGCACACGTGACCACGGCCTACATCAGCCTCGACTATCGTTTCATTGCGGTGGCCGTGTACTGCATCGGCATGGCGCTCTTCACCATGGTGATGGGCAACGGCTTCGCCGCGTTCCCGGTGATGACGGGCGGCGTCGGCGTGCCGATTCTGGTGGGCGTGTTCCACGGCAATCCGGCGGTGATGGTCGCGATCGGCATGTTCTCGGGCTACTGCGGCACGCTGATGACGCCGATGGCCGCGAACTTCAACATGGTGCCGGCCGCGCTGCTGGAATTGCCCGATAAGAACGCCGTGATCAAAGTGCAGATCCCGACCGCGCTGACCTTGCTGGTCGTGAATATCTTCCTGCTGAATTTCCTGATGTTCTTGTAG
- a CDS encoding DUF969 domain-containing protein, which produces MQTTVSLWPLIGVAVIIVGFLLRFNPMLIVAVAAIITGLAAHFPPEKILAEIGTGFIKTRNIPLIILLPLAVIGLLERHGLRERAQAWIGGIKAATAGRLLIVYLLVRELTAAVGLTGLGGHPQMVRPLIAPMAEGATETRFGKISDAVRFKLRAFSAATDNVGLFFGEDIFVAFGAIVLMTTFLKEAGIIVEPIHVAVWGIPTAICAFIIHGFRLYLLDRKLERELRGNAAASQAAVSPKQSAAGDQA; this is translated from the coding sequence ATGCAGACAACAGTCAGTCTATGGCCGCTCATTGGCGTGGCCGTCATCATCGTCGGCTTTTTATTGCGGTTCAATCCGATGCTGATCGTGGCGGTCGCCGCGATTATCACGGGCCTCGCCGCGCACTTCCCGCCTGAAAAGATTCTTGCCGAGATCGGCACCGGTTTTATCAAGACCCGCAATATCCCGTTGATCATTCTGCTGCCGCTGGCCGTGATCGGTCTGCTCGAACGGCACGGACTGCGTGAACGCGCGCAAGCGTGGATCGGCGGCATCAAGGCCGCGACCGCCGGGCGTCTTCTGATCGTCTATCTGCTGGTGCGCGAACTGACCGCGGCGGTCGGCCTGACCGGACTCGGCGGCCATCCGCAAATGGTGCGTCCGCTGATCGCGCCGATGGCCGAAGGCGCGACCGAAACCCGCTTCGGCAAGATCAGCGACGCCGTGCGCTTCAAATTGCGCGCGTTCTCCGCCGCGACCGACAACGTGGGGCTCTTCTTCGGCGAGGACATTTTCGTGGCGTTCGGCGCGATCGTGCTGATGACCACCTTCCTGAAGGAAGCGGGAATCATCGTCGAGCCGATTCACGTCGCCGTGTGGGGCATTCCGACCGCCATCTGCGCGTTCATCATTCACGGCTTCCGCCTGTATCTGCTCGACCGCAAACTCGAACGCGAACTGCGCGGCAACGCCGCGGCGAGCCAGGCTGCCGTTTCGCCGAAACAATCCGCCGCAGGAGACCAGGCATGA